One Actinomadura viridis genomic region harbors:
- a CDS encoding ATP-binding protein — protein MSHDIRRSSMSEPSTIVLKACPEAVKQAREFIAMVFGAWGLDDEIARTIVSELTTNAIRHGSEGDDLVIVRAYLLDGRPVVETWDRSASMPVTRVPGLDSESGRGLLLVEALARRWGCRPLTDGGKVVFAELEARTK, from the coding sequence GTGAGTCACGACATTCGGAGGTCCAGCATGTCGGAGCCGTCCACGATCGTCCTGAAAGCCTGTCCGGAGGCGGTCAAGCAGGCCCGTGAATTCATCGCGATGGTCTTCGGGGCGTGGGGCCTTGATGACGAAATCGCCCGCACGATCGTCTCGGAGCTGACCACCAATGCCATCAGGCACGGTTCGGAGGGCGACGACCTGGTGATCGTCCGTGCGTACCTCCTGGACGGACGTCCAGTGGTGGAGACCTGGGACAGGAGCGCGTCCATGCCCGTCACCCGCGTCCCCGGGCTCGACTCCGAGTCGGGCCGGGGCCTTCTCCTAGTCGAGGCGCTGGCGCGCCGTTGGGGATGCCGCCCGCTCACCGACGGAGGGAAGGTCGTCTTCGCGGAGTTGGAGGCCAGGACGAAGTGA
- a CDS encoding helix-turn-helix domain-containing protein: protein MPTRKASPELKSFGTEVTRLREEAGLTRTELAALVTVSRSYVSQVESGNTRCRQDFAARLDKGLGTGTALFDAWNDLVRSTGYPRYFTDFSAAEKSAVMLRAYETTYIYGLLQIESYARVLLTTDEAVQGRMRRQNILARDHPPMICVVLDESVLYRQVGSSEVMHEQLGHLLSIFGRENIALQIAPVAYYRGVRASFTIATQPDRTEVLYLENAARGETNTDAEDLTQVSETFVRLQARALSVDDSRALIERTMVERWT, encoded by the coding sequence ATGCCTACTCGCAAGGCATCCCCAGAGTTGAAGTCGTTCGGTACGGAGGTGACGCGGCTACGAGAGGAGGCGGGGCTGACGCGTACCGAACTCGCGGCACTCGTGACCGTCAGCCGTTCGTACGTCAGCCAGGTCGAGTCGGGGAACACCCGCTGCCGCCAGGACTTCGCAGCCCGGCTGGACAAGGGGCTGGGCACGGGGACCGCGCTCTTCGACGCGTGGAACGACCTGGTGCGCTCGACCGGCTATCCGCGCTACTTCACCGACTTCTCCGCAGCGGAGAAATCCGCGGTGATGCTCCGCGCCTATGAGACCACCTACATCTACGGTCTTCTCCAGATCGAGTCGTACGCACGGGTGCTACTGACTACAGACGAGGCTGTTCAAGGCAGGATGCGACGTCAAAACATTCTCGCCCGTGACCACCCTCCCATGATCTGCGTCGTTCTCGACGAGTCAGTGCTCTATCGCCAGGTAGGGAGCAGCGAGGTGATGCACGAACAACTCGGCCACCTCCTGTCGATCTTTGGACGGGAGAACATCGCCCTGCAGATCGCCCCTGTCGCCTACTACCGAGGCGTTCGGGCATCCTTTACGATCGCCACACAACCCGACCGGACTGAAGTGCTCTACCTGGAGAACGCTGCACGTGGAGAGACGAACACCGACGCGGAAGACCTGACTCAGGTCTCGGAGACGTTCGTTAGGCTGCAAGCAAGGGCGCTCTCCGTGGACGACTCGCGGGCGCTGATCGAAAGGACGATGGTCGAGAGATGGACCTGA
- a CDS encoding DUF397 domain-containing protein yields the protein MDLNEAAWRRSRHSGDDGGNCVEVAPLNDVIGVRDSKDPGRGALLLGRAEFGILLEQLKRH from the coding sequence ATGGACCTGAACGAGGCCGCATGGCGCAGGTCACGACACAGCGGCGACGACGGTGGAAACTGCGTTGAAGTGGCCCCTCTGAACGACGTGATCGGCGTGCGGGACTCCAAGGACCCCGGACGTGGCGCGCTCCTGCTCGGCCGCGCCGAGTTCGGGATACTCTTGGAGCAACTCAAGAGGCACTGA
- a CDS encoding GlxA family transcriptional regulator — translation MTTGTVAVAALDDMPLFELSIACQVFGPERLDLADPWYELRMCGLRPGAVRSEFGFTVDAGHGLDGLAGADTVIVPALPYVYVETERTLPAELTGALAEAARGGARMVSLCTGAFALAAAGLLDGRRAATHWIFADTLARRHPRVRVDASVLYIDDGDVLTSAGRSAGVDLCLHLLRRDLGADAANRLARTMVLPAHRPGGQAQYIELAVPSPGDEGLGPVMQWAAERLDRPLTVGELARRARMSPRTFARRFAATTGTTPLRWLLDQRLTQARRLLESTDLPVDQVARRSGLGSAANLRRHFTPKVGVPPSDYRRTFRAGPSDTTRIARHDHH, via the coding sequence ATGACCACCGGAACGGTCGCGGTCGCCGCGCTCGACGACATGCCCCTGTTCGAGCTGAGCATCGCCTGCCAGGTGTTCGGCCCGGAACGCCTCGACCTGGCCGACCCGTGGTACGAGCTGCGGATGTGCGGGCTGAGGCCCGGCGCCGTGCGGTCGGAGTTCGGGTTCACCGTCGACGCCGGGCATGGCCTCGACGGCCTCGCCGGTGCGGACACGGTGATCGTTCCGGCGCTGCCGTACGTGTACGTGGAGACCGAACGGACGCTCCCGGCGGAGCTGACCGGCGCGCTCGCCGAGGCCGCCCGCGGGGGCGCGCGCATGGTGTCGCTGTGCACCGGCGCCTTCGCCCTGGCCGCCGCGGGGCTCCTCGACGGCAGGCGCGCCGCCACCCACTGGATCTTCGCCGACACGCTCGCGCGCCGTCATCCCCGGGTGCGGGTGGACGCCTCGGTCCTCTACATCGACGACGGCGACGTGCTGACCAGCGCCGGCCGCAGCGCCGGGGTGGACCTGTGCCTGCACCTGCTCCGCCGCGACCTCGGCGCGGACGCGGCCAACCGGCTGGCCCGCACCATGGTCCTGCCCGCGCACCGGCCCGGCGGCCAGGCCCAGTACATCGAACTCGCCGTCCCCAGCCCCGGTGACGAGGGGCTCGGGCCGGTCATGCAGTGGGCGGCGGAGCGCCTGGACCGGCCGCTGACCGTAGGGGAGCTGGCCCGCAGGGCCCGGATGAGCCCGCGCACGTTCGCCCGGCGGTTCGCGGCCACCACCGGGACCACACCCCTGCGCTGGCTCCTCGACCAGCGGCTCACCCAGGCGCGCAGGCTCCTGGAGTCCACCGACCTGCCGGTCGACCAGGTCGCCCGGCGCAGCGGCCTCGGATCCGCCGCCAACCTGCGCCGCCACTTCACCCCGAAGGTCGGCGTCCCGCCGAGCGACTACCGCCGCACGTTCCGCGCCGGCCCGTCCGACACGACGAGGATCGCTCGGCACGATCACCATTAG
- a CDS encoding NIPSNAP family protein: MPASPSPAVQPADGRPIVELRRYTLRPGERDTLIGLFDREFVETQEAVGIDVIGQFRDEDDPDRFVWLRSFPDMRSRAGSLTAFYLEGEAWKAHGPAASATMLDSSDVLLLRPSALGAGFRPKEGRPPVGSGTLPSSRVMVTLYFLNAPAGDAFLRFFDAQVSPLMAEMGAAPIATLVTEHAENTFPRLPVREGENVFAWFAAFENADRLREHQERLARSPEWTVKTLPRLTDFLSAPAEQWRLAPTARSLLR, translated from the coding sequence ATGCCCGCGTCCCCCTCCCCCGCCGTGCAGCCCGCCGACGGCCGGCCGATCGTCGAGCTGCGGCGGTACACGCTGCGTCCCGGCGAGCGGGACACCCTCATCGGGCTGTTCGACCGGGAGTTCGTCGAAACGCAGGAGGCCGTGGGGATCGACGTCATCGGCCAGTTCCGCGACGAGGACGATCCGGACCGGTTCGTCTGGCTGCGCTCGTTCCCGGACATGCGCTCCCGGGCCGGGTCGCTGACCGCCTTCTACCTCGAAGGCGAGGCGTGGAAGGCGCACGGCCCGGCGGCCAGCGCGACGATGCTCGACTCGTCCGACGTCCTGCTGCTGCGCCCGTCCGCCCTGGGAGCCGGTTTCCGCCCGAAGGAGGGCCGCCCGCCCGTGGGCTCCGGCACGCTTCCCTCGTCCCGGGTGATGGTCACGCTCTACTTCCTGAACGCTCCCGCCGGCGACGCGTTCCTCCGGTTCTTCGACGCCCAGGTGAGCCCGCTCATGGCCGAGATGGGCGCGGCGCCCATCGCGACCCTGGTGACCGAGCACGCGGAGAACACGTTCCCGAGGTTGCCGGTACGGGAGGGCGAGAACGTCTTCGCCTGGTTCGCGGCGTTCGAGAACGCGGACCGGCTCCGCGAGCACCAGGAACGCCTGGCCCGCTCTCCGGAATGGACAGTGAAGACGCTGCCCCGCCTGACCGACTTCCTGTCGGCCCCCGCCGAACAGTGGAGGCTGGCGCCCACGGCCCGTTCCCTGCTCCGCTGA
- a CDS encoding PadR family transcriptional regulator yields the protein MPEFGGLFGGGPGPWGPPPAGPWPFGRGGPPWAKGPGGRGARARKGNVRAAVLALLTEEPRNGYQIIQEINERSGGGWKPSPGAIYPALQQLADEGLIRGEEAGGRRTFHLTDEGRAYVAEHAEELDEPWAEMAPDFGEGVPDLFKQAAQTGAAVMQIVHSGSPGQVAQAKDVLAEARRRLYLILAEDDPGPTDAPEE from the coding sequence ATGCCAGAGTTCGGAGGGCTCTTCGGTGGCGGGCCGGGACCCTGGGGGCCGCCGCCCGCTGGCCCGTGGCCGTTCGGGCGCGGCGGCCCGCCGTGGGCCAAGGGGCCGGGCGGCCGGGGCGCGCGGGCGCGGAAGGGCAACGTGCGCGCGGCCGTCCTGGCGCTGCTGACCGAGGAGCCGCGGAACGGCTACCAGATCATCCAGGAGATCAACGAGCGCAGCGGCGGGGGCTGGAAGCCCAGCCCGGGCGCGATCTACCCGGCGCTGCAGCAGCTGGCCGACGAGGGCCTCATCCGCGGTGAGGAGGCCGGGGGCCGCCGCACGTTCCACCTGACCGACGAGGGCCGGGCGTACGTCGCCGAGCACGCGGAGGAGCTGGACGAGCCGTGGGCGGAGATGGCGCCCGACTTCGGCGAGGGCGTGCCCGACCTGTTCAAGCAGGCGGCGCAGACCGGCGCCGCGGTGATGCAGATCGTCCACTCGGGCTCGCCCGGGCAGGTCGCCCAGGCCAAGGACGTGCTGGCCGAGGCGCGGCGGCGGCTCTACCTGATCCTGGCCGAGGACGACCCCGGCCCCACCGACGCGCCGGAGGAGTGA
- a CDS encoding DUF1707 SHOCT-like domain-containing protein has translation MTRPDDMRVGDAERDAVTAALHDHFAAGRLDRQELDERLGATLAAKTQGDLRAVVTDLPGSNGLPERVSRAAVPGRPYWGPPRPAHHGHPVRAHRHGPFPVFPLMLVAFTVVAFTAGPGVAMLTVLQIAMLVWIVRAVFTVAGGRRGR, from the coding sequence ATGACCCGGCCGGACGACATGCGCGTCGGCGACGCCGAGCGGGACGCGGTGACGGCGGCGCTGCACGATCACTTCGCGGCGGGCCGGCTGGACCGCCAGGAGCTCGACGAGCGCCTCGGGGCGACGCTGGCCGCCAAGACCCAGGGCGACCTGCGGGCGGTGGTCACGGACCTGCCGGGCTCCAACGGCCTGCCCGAACGGGTGTCGCGGGCGGCCGTCCCGGGCCGACCGTACTGGGGGCCGCCGCGACCTGCCCATCACGGGCATCCGGTACGGGCCCACCGGCACGGGCCGTTCCCGGTGTTCCCGCTGATGCTCGTCGCCTTCACGGTCGTCGCGTTCACGGCGGGCCCGGGCGTGGCGATGCTGACGGTGCTGCAGATCGCGATGCTGGTCTGGATCGTGCGGGCGGTGTTCACGGTCGCCGGCGGCAGGCGCGG